CGTGCCACGGCCGCGTTCGGCGAATGGTGGATCTCGGCGTGATCCGGGGGTTTTACACCGACATCGACCCGGTCGCGGTGGGATTGCCGCTCCAGGCGATGATTTCGGTCAGCCTGAAGTCCAATGCGCGCGGCAAGATCCGCAGATTCATCCAACGGATCCGCAGCAGCAGGAGGGTGCTGGACGTGTATTTCCTTGCCGGTGCGGACGATTTTCTCCTGCACGTGGCTGCCCGTGACACCGAAGACCTGCGCGCTTTCGTGGTAGAAAACCTGAACGCCGAC
This genomic window from Mycobacterium saskatchewanense contains:
- a CDS encoding HTH-type transcriptional regulator AldR encodes the protein MVPSGDVPKDLRHVDLDEVDRRILSLLHNDARITNSALAGAARIAPSTCHGRVRRMVDLGVIRGFYTDIDPVAVGLPLQAMISVSLKSNARGKIRRFIQRIRSSRRVLDVYFLAGADDFLLHVAARDTEDLRAFVVENLNADADVSGTQTSLIFERLRGAAPI